In a genomic window of Burkholderiales bacterium:
- the mfd gene encoding transcription-repair coupling factor yields the protein MLHLPVPDAGRREYTAPLHGSSDALAIATLAARARPLLVVTENAWDAQRLIDEIPYFEPKLKVHLFPDWETLPYDHFSPHSDLVSERLATLYQTMHGEFDVVIVAVTTALYRLPPVSYLAGHTFFFKQGDKLDGAELRRQLTLAGYAHVTQVVAPGEYSFRGGLIDLFPMGSAVPYRIDLFDDEIETIRSFDVDSQRSIYPVKDVRLLPAREFPMDEDAQKRFRRNFREAFEGDPSRSRVYKDVSKGIATAGIEYYMPLFFEGTATIADYLPENTTVCVYPRLATCIDAFWSDTNSRHSLLKGDLANPVLPPKALFLAADELFGALKDYPRLELTGAESGSEQEAATESLPPLAVERRADDPLHRIRAFVDGYDGRVLLLAESAGRRETMHEYFLEHALSTAAAATFEDFVTSNEKVMLGSGPLHNGFVLKSARLAIVTENELYAAQVRQQRTQREVRRATNEYMLRDLSEVKVGDPVVHEQHGIGRYLGLQSMDLGEGETEFLTLEYADGAKLYVPVSSLDLISRYSGASPEQAPLHTLGSGQWEKAKRKAAQQVRDTAAELLHIYAQRASRVGHEFQVKQHDYEAFAESFPFEETADQAAAITATVEDLKSNKPMDRLVCGDVGFGKTEVALRAAFVAVADGKQVAVLVPTTLLAEQHFNTFSDRFADWPVKIAELSRFRTTAETNEALRGIAEGRIDIVVGTHKLVQGNVKFKNLGLVIIDEEHRFGVRQKERLKALRAEVDVLTLTATPIPRTLAMSLEGLRDFSVIATAPQRRLAIKTFVSRYSKALIREAVLRELKRGGLVYFLHNEVDSIGQMEEMLMKLVPEARIRIAHGQMRERELEHVMRDFYQQRFNVLLCTTIIETGIDVPTANTIIINRADRFGLAQLHQLRGRVGRSHHQAYAYLLLPEEGNVTAQAKKRLEAIQMMEELGSGFFLAMHDLEIRGAGEVLGESQSGEMQEVGFNLYCQMLDTAVKSLKNGREPDLSQPLGINTEINLHVPALLPNDYVADVHERLVLYKRLASAENEDELTLLREELIDRFGPLPDQARALVESHRLRLLGKPLGIARVDATDAAVQLQFVPNPPIEPIKVLKLVQSRRNYKLAGPNGIRIEAKLPDLPSKMTAIRQAFTELG from the coding sequence ATGCTTCACCTCCCCGTGCCCGACGCCGGGCGCCGCGAATACACCGCGCCTTTGCACGGCTCCTCGGACGCGCTCGCCATCGCGACGCTGGCTGCACGCGCGCGGCCGCTCCTGGTCGTCACCGAGAACGCGTGGGACGCGCAGCGCCTGATCGACGAGATCCCGTATTTCGAGCCGAAGCTCAAGGTGCATCTGTTTCCCGACTGGGAGACGCTGCCGTACGATCATTTCTCGCCGCACAGCGATCTCGTGTCGGAACGGCTCGCGACGCTGTACCAGACGATGCACGGCGAGTTCGACGTCGTCATCGTCGCGGTGACGACCGCGCTCTACCGCCTGCCGCCGGTGTCGTACCTCGCCGGCCACACCTTCTTCTTCAAGCAGGGCGACAAGCTCGACGGCGCGGAGCTGCGCCGGCAGTTGACGCTCGCGGGTTACGCGCACGTGACGCAGGTCGTAGCACCCGGCGAGTACAGCTTCCGCGGCGGTCTCATCGACCTTTTTCCCATGGGCAGCGCAGTGCCCTACCGCATCGACCTCTTCGACGACGAGATCGAGACGATCAGGAGCTTCGACGTCGACAGCCAGCGCAGCATCTATCCGGTGAAGGACGTGCGGCTGCTGCCCGCGCGCGAGTTCCCGATGGACGAGGACGCGCAGAAGCGCTTCCGCCGCAACTTCCGCGAGGCGTTCGAAGGCGATCCTTCGCGCTCGCGCGTCTACAAGGACGTCTCCAAGGGCATCGCCACCGCGGGCATCGAGTACTACATGCCGCTCTTCTTCGAGGGCACCGCGACGATCGCCGATTACCTGCCGGAGAACACCACGGTGTGCGTGTACCCGCGCCTGGCGACGTGCATCGACGCGTTCTGGAGCGATACGAACAGCCGGCACTCGCTGCTCAAAGGCGATCTCGCCAACCCGGTGCTGCCGCCGAAGGCGCTGTTCCTCGCCGCCGACGAGCTCTTCGGCGCGCTGAAGGACTACCCGAGGCTCGAGCTCACGGGTGCAGAAAGCGGGAGCGAGCAGGAGGCGGCGACGGAGTCGCTGCCTCCGCTCGCCGTGGAACGTCGAGCCGACGATCCGCTGCACCGCATACGCGCCTTCGTCGACGGCTACGACGGACGCGTGCTGCTGCTCGCCGAGAGCGCCGGACGCCGCGAGACCATGCACGAGTACTTCCTCGAGCATGCGCTGTCCACCGCCGCGGCCGCGACGTTCGAGGACTTCGTCACCTCGAACGAGAAGGTGATGCTCGGCAGCGGGCCGCTGCACAACGGGTTCGTGCTGAAGAGCGCCCGCCTCGCGATCGTCACCGAGAACGAGCTCTATGCGGCGCAGGTCCGGCAGCAGCGCACCCAGCGCGAAGTGCGGCGCGCGACCAACGAGTACATGCTGCGCGACCTGTCGGAGGTCAAGGTCGGCGATCCCGTCGTGCACGAGCAGCACGGCATCGGCCGCTACCTCGGCCTGCAGAGCATGGATCTCGGCGAAGGCGAGACCGAGTTCCTCACGCTCGAGTACGCGGACGGCGCGAAGCTCTACGTCCCTGTCTCCAGCCTCGACCTCATCAGCCGCTACAGCGGCGCGTCGCCCGAACAGGCGCCGCTGCACACGCTGGGGAGCGGACAATGGGAGAAGGCCAAGCGCAAGGCGGCGCAGCAGGTGCGCGACACCGCGGCCGAGCTGCTGCACATCTATGCGCAACGCGCCTCGCGCGTCGGCCACGAGTTCCAGGTGAAGCAGCACGACTACGAGGCGTTCGCCGAGAGCTTCCCGTTCGAGGAGACCGCCGATCAGGCCGCCGCGATCACTGCCACGGTCGAGGATCTCAAGAGCAACAAGCCGATGGACCGCCTCGTCTGCGGAGACGTCGGCTTCGGCAAGACCGAGGTCGCGCTGCGCGCGGCGTTCGTCGCGGTCGCCGACGGCAAGCAGGTCGCGGTGCTGGTGCCGACGACGCTGCTCGCCGAGCAGCACTTCAACACGTTCTCCGACCGCTTCGCCGACTGGCCGGTGAAGATCGCCGAGCTCTCGCGCTTCCGCACCACCGCGGAAACGAACGAAGCGCTCAGAGGCATCGCCGAAGGCAGGATCGACATCGTCGTCGGCACGCACAAGCTGGTGCAGGGCAACGTCAAGTTCAAGAACCTCGGGCTCGTCATCATCGACGAGGAGCACCGCTTCGGCGTGCGCCAGAAGGAGCGGCTGAAAGCGCTGCGCGCCGAAGTCGACGTGCTGACGCTCACCGCGACGCCGATCCCGCGCACGCTCGCGATGTCGCTCGAAGGGCTGCGCGATTTCTCGGTCATCGCGACGGCGCCGCAGCGGCGGCTGGCGATCAAGACCTTCGTCTCGCGCTACAGCAAGGCGCTGATCCGCGAAGCGGTGCTGCGCGAGCTCAAGCGCGGCGGCCTCGTGTACTTCCTCCACAACGAAGTCGATTCGATCGGACAGATGGAGGAGATGCTGATGAAGCTCGTGCCCGAGGCGCGCATCCGCATCGCCCACGGCCAGATGCGCGAGCGCGAGCTCGAGCACGTCATGCGCGACTTCTACCAGCAGCGCTTCAACGTGCTGCTGTGCACGACGATCATCGAGACCGGCATCGACGTGCCGACCGCCAACACCATCATCATCAACCGCGCCGACCGCTTCGGTCTGGCGCAGCTCCACCAGCTCCGCGGCCGCGTCGGCCGCTCGCACCATCAGGCGTACGCCTACCTGCTGCTGCCGGAAGAAGGCAACGTCACTGCCCAGGCGAAGAAGCGGCTGGAAGCGATCCAGATGATGGAAGAGCTGGGCTCCGGCTTCTTCCTGGCGATGCACGACCTCGAGATCCGCGGCGCGGGCGAAGTGCTGGGCGAGTCGCAGAGCGGCGAGATGCAGGAGGTCGGTTTCAACCTCTACTGCCAGATGCTCGACACCGCGGTGAAGTCGCTGAAAAACGGCCGGGAGCCCGATCTCAGCCAGCCGCTGGGCATCAACACCGAGATCAACCTGCACGTCCCGGCGCTGCTGCCGAACGACTACGTCGCCGACGTGCACGAGCGGCTCGTCCTGTACAAGCGCCTGGCGAGCGCCGAGAACGAGGACGAGCTCACGCTCCTGCGCGAGGAGCTGATCGACCGTTTCGGCCCGCTGCCCGATCAGGCGCGCGCGCTGGTCGAAAGCCATCGCCTGCGGCTGCTCGGCAAGCCGCTCGGCATCGCGCGCGTCGACGCGACCGACGCGGCGGTGCAGCTGCAGTTCGTGCCGAATCCGCCGATCGAGCCGATCAAGGTGCTGAAGCTCGTGCAGAGCCGCCGCAACTACAAGCTCGCGGGCCCGAACGGGATACGCATCGAAGCCAAGCTGCCCGATCTGCCGTCGAAGATGACCGCGATACGGCAGGCTTTTACGGAGTTGGGTTAG
- the serB gene encoding phosphoserine phosphatase SerB — MDLILQGTEIETGDLKNAAKLTGSQGIEQMTPNAFRLRGARADDGVAALCEAARLDYGYVPDGRRLSDFRLLVMDMDSTLITIETIDELADMVGLKKEVAAITEAAMRGEIEYNESLRRRVAVLEGLGEDALARVFDERVKLTPGADKLLAAAKASGLKTLLVSGGFTYVTDRLKTKLGLDYTRSNCLELADGKLTGEVIGEIVNADRKREALLEVRDLLGIRREQIVGIGDGANDLKFMGECGVSIAYHAKPIVRGQTTYALNYVDLSGVLPLFNHGQ, encoded by the coding sequence ATGGACCTGATCCTCCAAGGCACCGAGATCGAAACCGGCGATCTGAAGAACGCCGCGAAGCTCACCGGCTCGCAAGGCATCGAGCAGATGACGCCGAACGCTTTCCGGCTGCGCGGTGCGCGTGCCGACGACGGCGTCGCGGCGCTGTGCGAAGCCGCGCGCCTCGACTACGGCTACGTGCCGGATGGGCGCCGCCTGTCCGATTTCCGTCTGCTCGTGATGGACATGGATTCCACGCTCATCACGATCGAGACGATCGACGAGCTCGCCGACATGGTCGGGCTGAAAAAGGAAGTCGCGGCGATCACCGAAGCCGCGATGCGCGGCGAGATCGAATACAACGAGAGCCTGCGCCGCCGCGTCGCGGTGCTCGAGGGCCTCGGCGAGGACGCGCTCGCGCGCGTGTTCGACGAGCGCGTGAAGCTCACGCCCGGCGCCGACAAGCTGCTCGCGGCGGCGAAAGCCTCGGGCCTGAAAACTCTCCTCGTCTCCGGCGGTTTCACCTACGTGACCGATCGGCTCAAAACGAAGCTCGGGCTGGATTACACGCGCTCCAACTGCCTCGAGCTCGCCGACGGCAAGCTCACCGGCGAAGTCATCGGCGAGATCGTCAATGCCGACCGCAAGCGCGAGGCGCTGCTCGAAGTGCGCGACCTGCTCGGGATCCGTCGCGAACAGATCGTCGGCATCGGCGACGGCGCGAACGATCTGAAGTTCATGGGCGAATGCGGCGTCTCCATCGCGTACCACGCGAAGCCCATCGTGCGCGGTCAGACGACGTACGCGCTGAACTACGTCGATCTCTCAGGCGTGCTGCCGCTCTTCAACCACGGTCAGTAA
- a CDS encoding non-heme iron oxygenase ferredoxin subunit, giving the protein MSDWVTVARADELAPGQWRAADIDDARIVVFNIDGTYYAIEDVCTHDGGQLTGGSIEGDEIVCPRHGARFCIRTGEALTAPAYEPTAKFPVRVENGEVQVRDDRWD; this is encoded by the coding sequence ATGAGCGACTGGGTCACCGTCGCGCGCGCCGACGAGCTCGCGCCGGGACAGTGGCGCGCGGCCGACATCGACGACGCGCGCATCGTCGTCTTCAATATCGACGGCACGTATTACGCGATCGAGGACGTCTGCACCCACGACGGCGGCCAGCTCACCGGCGGCTCGATCGAAGGCGACGAGATCGTGTGCCCGCGCCACGGCGCGCGCTTCTGCATCCGCACCGGCGAGGCGCTCACCGCGCCGGCCTACGAGCCGACGGCGAAGTTTCCGGTGCGCGTCGAGAACGGCGAGGTGCAGGTGCGGGACGACCGATGGGACTGA
- a CDS encoding ATP-binding protein, whose product MTVLPGPRSEIDERVLMLAPTGRDGELMCSVLEDAGVRCKRCADMLELCSSLHEGGAALLIAEEALADGAYRDLIAVLAQQPPWSEPPILLLSERGADSEIINEALDNLGNVTVLERPTRVPTLVSAVHSALRSRSRQYQIRSYIAEREGYAEALRAADRRKDEFLATLAHELRNPLAPMRTALEIMRIAPKNESARDQAQSVLERQVRQMARLIDDLLDLSRISHGKLELRREPVTLRAVIDSAIELTRPSIEALGHALEVDLPAEPLHLNADPTRLSQVFSNLLNNAAKYTPHSGHIRLSAERRGDEVCVRIKDNGIGIAPENLQRVFEMFTQVGRSLEQSRGGLGVGLSLSQWLVRLHGGAIEAHSDGLNRGSEFVVRLPLAAPAPAAKPLAGSTSARPHAIPKRVLVCDDNRDFADSLASMLRLAGNEVCVTYDGLEAVAAAGIWRPDVVLLDIGMPHLNGYETARRIGDGLAERKPLLVAITGWGQEEDRRRSSAAGFAHHFVKPVDPATIIRVVAGAASTDAMDDERTPA is encoded by the coding sequence GTGACGGTGCTGCCGGGCCCGCGGTCCGAGATCGACGAGCGCGTGCTGATGCTCGCGCCCACCGGCCGCGACGGCGAGCTCATGTGCAGCGTGCTCGAGGACGCCGGCGTGCGCTGCAAGCGATGCGCGGACATGCTCGAGCTGTGCAGCAGCCTGCACGAAGGCGGCGCGGCGCTGCTCATCGCCGAGGAGGCGCTCGCCGACGGCGCGTATCGCGACCTCATCGCGGTGCTGGCGCAACAGCCGCCGTGGTCGGAGCCGCCGATCCTCCTGCTGTCCGAACGCGGGGCCGACTCGGAGATCATCAACGAGGCGCTCGACAACCTCGGCAACGTCACGGTGCTCGAGCGCCCGACGCGCGTGCCGACGCTCGTCTCGGCGGTGCACAGCGCGCTGCGCTCGCGCAGCCGCCAGTACCAGATCCGCTCCTACATCGCCGAGCGCGAGGGCTACGCCGAAGCGCTGCGCGCCGCGGACCGCCGCAAGGACGAGTTCCTCGCCACACTCGCGCACGAGCTTCGCAATCCACTGGCGCCGATGCGCACCGCGCTCGAGATCATGCGCATCGCGCCGAAGAACGAAAGCGCGCGCGACCAGGCGCAGTCGGTGCTCGAGCGGCAGGTGCGCCAGATGGCGCGCCTCATCGACGATCTGCTCGATCTCTCTCGCATCAGCCACGGCAAGCTCGAGCTCAGGCGCGAGCCGGTGACGCTGCGCGCGGTCATCGACAGCGCGATCGAGCTCACGCGGCCGTCGATCGAGGCGCTCGGTCACGCGCTCGAGGTCGATCTGCCCGCGGAACCGCTCCACCTCAACGCCGACCCCACGCGGCTCTCGCAGGTGTTCTCCAACCTGCTCAACAACGCCGCCAAGTACACGCCGCACAGCGGACACATACGCCTGAGCGCCGAGCGCCGCGGCGACGAGGTGTGCGTGCGGATCAAGGACAACGGCATCGGCATCGCGCCGGAGAACCTGCAGCGGGTGTTCGAGATGTTCACGCAGGTCGGCCGCTCGCTGGAGCAGAGCCGCGGGGGCCTGGGCGTCGGGCTGTCGCTCTCGCAGTGGCTGGTCCGCCTGCACGGCGGCGCGATCGAAGCGCACAGCGACGGATTGAACAGAGGCAGCGAGTTCGTCGTGCGCCTGCCGCTCGCCGCACCGGCGCCGGCGGCGAAGCCGCTCGCCGGCAGTACTTCGGCGCGGCCGCACGCTATTCCCAAGCGCGTGCTGGTGTGCGACGACAACCGCGACTTCGCCGACAGTCTCGCCTCGATGCTGAGGCTTGCCGGCAACGAGGTGTGCGTCACCTACGACGGGCTGGAAGCGGTCGCCGCGGCGGGCATCTGGCGCCCCGACGTCGTGCTGCTCGACATCGGCATGCCGCATCTGAACGGTTACGAGACCGCGCGCCGCATCGGAGACGGGCTCGCCGAGCGCAAGCCGCTGCTCGTGGCGATCACGGGCTGGGGACAGGAAGAGGACCGCCGGCGCTCAAGCGCCGCGGGTTTCGCGCATCACTTCGTGAAGCCGGTCGATCCGGCGACGATCATCCGCGTCGTCGCGGGCGCCGCTTCGACCGATGCGATGGACGACGAGCGGACGCCGGCGTGA
- a CDS encoding SUF system NifU family Fe-S cluster assembly protein produces the protein MADSKQLYQEVILDHNKKPRNWGALADATHQAEGLNPLCGDRLQLGVKVNGETLEAIAFEGESCAICKASASMMTTAVKGKPRADAEQLIQEFRDMATGNLDTANQPHHLGRLTVFSGVRDLPTRVKCAILPWHTLHAALNSMGTTSTEADDDPMHEPTPGGVA, from the coding sequence ATGGCTGATTCCAAACAGCTCTACCAGGAAGTGATCCTGGACCACAACAAGAAGCCCCGGAACTGGGGGGCGCTCGCCGACGCGACGCATCAGGCCGAAGGCCTGAACCCGCTGTGCGGCGACCGCCTGCAGCTCGGCGTGAAGGTCAACGGCGAGACGCTGGAAGCGATCGCGTTCGAAGGCGAGTCGTGCGCGATCTGCAAGGCTTCGGCGTCGATGATGACGACCGCGGTGAAGGGCAAGCCGCGCGCGGATGCCGAGCAGCTCATCCAGGAATTTCGCGACATGGCCACCGGCAACCTCGACACGGCCAATCAGCCTCATCACCTCGGCCGGCTGACCGTGTTCTCCGGCGTGCGCGACCTGCCGACGCGCGTGAAGTGCGCGATCCTGCCCTGGCACACCCTGCACGCTGCGCTGAACTCGATGGGCACGACGTCGACCGAGGCCGACGACGACCCGATGCACGAGCCGACGCCCGGCGGCGTTGCCTAA
- a CDS encoding NifU family protein has protein sequence MPKIAEIEPTPNPNAMKFILKEPLTWGITRSYDNAGAAENDTLAAALFDIEHVTNVFYVDHWITVTQDGQADWDELLRDLAKPIREAPAADENTAAMTSQAAAPDVSEMSEVDRERLDRINEILDEQVRPYLQGDGGDLYVLGLQGNTLTVHYQGACGSCPSSLSGTLAGIESLVKQIEPDIEVVAV, from the coding sequence ATGCCCAAGATCGCCGAAATAGAGCCGACGCCGAATCCGAACGCGATGAAGTTCATCCTCAAGGAGCCGCTCACCTGGGGGATCACGCGGTCGTACGACAATGCCGGCGCGGCCGAGAACGATACGCTCGCGGCGGCGCTGTTCGACATCGAGCACGTGACGAACGTGTTCTACGTCGACCACTGGATCACCGTGACGCAGGACGGCCAGGCCGACTGGGACGAGCTTCTGCGCGATCTGGCCAAGCCGATCCGCGAAGCGCCCGCCGCCGACGAGAACACCGCCGCCATGACGTCTCAGGCCGCCGCGCCCGACGTGTCCGAGATGTCCGAGGTCGACCGCGAGCGGCTCGACCGCATCAACGAGATCCTCGACGAGCAGGTGCGGCCCTATCTCCAGGGCGACGGCGGCGACCTCTACGTGCTCGGCCTCCAGGGCAACACGCTCACCGTCCACTACCAGGGCGCGTGCGGAAGCTGCCCGAGCTCGCTGTCCGGGACGCTCGCGGGCATCGAGAGCCTGGTGAAGCAGATCGAGCCGGACATCGAAGTCGTCGCGGTCTGA
- a CDS encoding metal-dependent hydrolase: MDTLTHALSGALIARATASRADALPLGRRMLVGAAAAAFPDLDFVTGYMGPLTYLHQHRGVTHSLLLLPLWAAFVALAFALLWRFKPSYRAYLGIAAIGIVAHIAGDLITSFGTMIFAPLSDARYALSTTFIIDLWFSGIILAGLAASALWRRTRAPAVIGLAVLAGYVGFQWTLQQQAVDFGRRYASAAGLDGARVSAVPRPVSPFNWTVFVEHDGRYRYAHVNLVRKRALPEPGAETPFIDRLDAPYRPLADAEWMPAGVYGAGDELALAREAYTQPSFRFFRWFAAYPALLRVDGAGPCVWFHDLRFLTPGRNTPFLYGMCRDGDAAWKPFQLLGEARRAVY; encoded by the coding sequence CTGGACACGCTTACCCATGCGCTGAGCGGCGCGTTGATTGCGCGCGCGACTGCGTCGCGCGCGGATGCGCTGCCGCTTGGCCGGCGCATGCTCGTCGGCGCCGCGGCGGCGGCTTTTCCCGATCTCGATTTCGTGACCGGCTACATGGGCCCGCTCACGTATCTGCACCAGCACCGCGGCGTCACGCATTCGTTGCTGCTGCTGCCGCTGTGGGCGGCATTCGTGGCGCTGGCGTTCGCGCTGCTGTGGCGCTTCAAGCCTTCCTATCGCGCGTATCTGGGCATCGCCGCGATCGGTATCGTCGCGCACATCGCGGGCGATCTCATCACGTCGTTCGGCACCATGATCTTCGCGCCGCTGTCGGATGCGCGTTACGCGCTGTCGACGACGTTCATCATCGACCTGTGGTTCAGCGGCATCATCCTCGCGGGACTCGCGGCATCGGCACTATGGCGCCGAACGCGCGCGCCGGCCGTCATCGGTCTTGCGGTGCTCGCGGGCTACGTCGGCTTCCAGTGGACGCTCCAGCAGCAGGCCGTCGACTTCGGCAGGCGCTATGCGAGCGCAGCGGGACTCGATGGCGCGCGCGTCAGCGCGGTGCCGCGGCCGGTGTCGCCGTTCAACTGGACGGTGTTCGTCGAGCACGACGGACGCTACCGCTACGCCCACGTGAACCTGGTGCGCAAGCGCGCCCTGCCGGAGCCCGGCGCCGAGACGCCGTTCATCGACCGGCTCGACGCGCCGTATCGGCCGCTCGCCGACGCGGAGTGGATGCCGGCCGGCGTGTACGGCGCCGGCGACGAGCTCGCGCTCGCGCGCGAAGCGTATACGCAGCCGTCGTTTCGCTTCTTCCGCTGGTTCGCCGCCTACCCTGCGCTCCTGCGGGTCGACGGCGCGGGCCCCTGCGTGTGGTTCCACGACCTGCGATTCCTCACGCCGGGGAGGAACACCCCTTTCCTGTACGGGATGTGCCGCGACGGCGACGCCGCATGGAAGCCGTTCCAGTTGCTGGGCGAGGCGCGCCGCGCGGTTTACTGA
- a CDS encoding ATPase domain-containing protein has protein sequence MSGLAATGIKGLDEVLAGGLTRERLYLVEGPPGAGKTTTALQFLLEGRARGESGLYITLSETKQELTAVATSHGWTLDGLHLFEVTPSQDALRSDQQYTVFHPSEVELSETTRAIREIVDRVNPSRVIFDSLSELRLLAGSTLRYRRQVLALKQFLAERKCTVLVLDDSSTADHELHVQTLAHGILVLERNQPEYGNERRRLHVLKYRGHAYSGGYHDFVIRKGGLVVFRRLVAKEARHGLQAEKLASGIAGIDALMGGGIERGTSTLIAGAAGCGKSTLAVGFAVSAAERGQRAAMFLFDESVSTLMSRCDGLNLQVRRHIESGHVTAQQVDPAELCPGELMHAIIDAADGGASVIVIDSLNGYLNALPEERFLLIQLHELLTYLGERGVATILVGAQRGIIGSNMATPADASYLADAVVLLRYFESGGEVHQAISVVKKRGGAHERTIREFRLTAGGIEVGEPLRQFRGVLTGVPVYDERSAMPLKEGA, from the coding sequence CTGTCCGGCCTCGCCGCGACCGGAATCAAGGGCCTCGACGAAGTTCTCGCCGGGGGTCTCACCCGCGAACGACTGTATCTCGTCGAGGGCCCGCCGGGCGCTGGCAAGACTACAACCGCGCTGCAATTTTTACTGGAAGGCCGGGCACGCGGCGAGAGCGGCCTCTACATCACCCTCTCGGAGACGAAGCAGGAGCTGACGGCGGTCGCGACGTCGCACGGCTGGACGCTCGACGGCCTGCACCTGTTCGAAGTGACGCCGTCCCAGGACGCGCTGCGCAGCGACCAGCAGTACACCGTGTTCCATCCGTCCGAGGTCGAGCTTTCCGAGACCACGCGAGCGATCCGCGAGATCGTCGATCGCGTGAATCCCAGCCGCGTCATCTTCGATTCGCTCTCGGAGCTGCGGCTCCTCGCCGGGTCCACATTGCGCTACCGGCGGCAGGTCCTCGCGCTGAAGCAGTTCCTCGCCGAGCGCAAATGTACCGTGCTCGTGCTCGACGACTCTTCGACCGCCGACCACGAGCTGCACGTCCAGACGCTTGCGCACGGCATACTCGTACTCGAGCGCAACCAGCCCGAATACGGCAACGAGCGCCGGCGGCTGCACGTGCTGAAGTATCGCGGGCACGCCTACAGCGGCGGCTATCACGACTTCGTCATCCGCAAGGGCGGCCTCGTCGTATTCCGGCGCCTAGTCGCGAAGGAAGCGCGCCACGGCTTACAGGCCGAGAAGCTCGCGAGCGGCATCGCGGGAATCGATGCATTGATGGGCGGCGGCATCGAACGCGGGACGAGCACGCTCATCGCGGGCGCGGCGGGGTGCGGCAAATCGACGCTGGCGGTCGGTTTCGCCGTGTCGGCCGCAGAGCGCGGCCAGCGCGCCGCGATGTTCCTCTTCGACGAGAGCGTGAGCACGCTGATGAGCCGGTGCGACGGGCTCAATCTGCAGGTTCGCCGCCACATCGAATCGGGGCACGTGACGGCCCAGCAGGTCGATCCCGCCGAGCTGTGCCCGGGTGAGCTGATGCACGCCATCATCGACGCCGCCGACGGCGGCGCGTCGGTGATCGTGATCGACAGCCTCAACGGCTATCTCAACGCGCTGCCCGAAGAGCGCTTCCTGCTGATACAGCTTCACGAGCTCCTGACCTATCTCGGGGAGCGCGGCGTAGCGACGATCCTCGTCGGCGCGCAACGCGGAATCATCGGATCGAACATGGCGACGCCCGCCGACGCGAGCTATCTCGCCGACGCCGTCGTGCTGCTGCGATATTTCGAATCCGGCGGCGAGGTGCACCAGGCGATCTCGGTCGTGAAGAAACGCGGCGGCGCCCACGAGCGGACGATCCGGGAGTTCCGGCTCACCGCCGGCGGTATCGAAGTCGGCGAGCCGCTGCGCCAGTTCCGCGGCGTGCTCACCGGGGTGCCGGTCTACGACGAGCGCTCGGCCATGCCGCTGAAAGAGGGGGCGTGA